A genomic window from Oryctolagus cuniculus chromosome 12, mOryCun1.1, whole genome shotgun sequence includes:
- the NSMCE3 gene encoding non-structural maintenance of chromosomes element 3 homolog has translation MLQKARSRGRSSSQADRDGGRGAAEETPSTSRGPGGSQEALSAPSVGPRTQKQLELKVAELVQFLLVKDQKKIPIKRTDIAKHVLGDYKDVLPDLLRLAGERLQYVFGYKLVELEPRSNAYILVNTLEPVEEDAAVRGDQGTPTTGLLMIVLGLIFMKGNAVKETEVWDFLRRLGVHPTKRHVVFGDPKKLLTEDFVRQRYLEYRRIPHTDPVDYEFQWGPRTSLETSKMKVLKFVAKVHNQDPKDWPAQYCEALADEESRARPQPQPSGPAATC, from the coding sequence ATGTTGCAGAAAGCCCGGAGCCGGGGCCGGTCCAGTTCCCAGGCCGACAGGGACGGGGGCCGCGGCGCCGCCGAGGAGACGCCGAGCACGTCCCGCGGGCCGGGCGGCTCGCAGGAGGCGCTGAGCGCCCCGTCGGTGGGGCCCAGGACTcagaagcagctggagctgaaggTGGCGGAGCTGGTGCAGTTCCTGCTGGTCAAGGACCAGAAGAAGATCCCCATCAAGCGCACGGACATCGCGAAGCACGTGCTGGGCGACTACAAGGACGTCCTGCCGGACCTGCTGCGGCTGGCCGGCGAGCGGCTGCAGTACGTGTTCGGCTACAAGCTGGTGGAGCTGGAGCCCCGCAGCAACGCGTACATCCTGGTGAACACGCTGGAGCCGGTGGAGGAGGACGCGGCGGTGCGGGGCGACCAGGGCACGCCCACCACGGGCCTGCTGATGATCGTGCTGGGGCTCATCTTCATGAAGGGCAACGCGGTGAAGGAGACGGAGGTGTGGGACTTCCTGCGGCGGCTGGGCGTGCACCCCACCAAGCGGCACGTGGTCTTCGGGGACCCCAAGAAGCTGCTCACCGAGGACTTCGTGCGGCAGCGCTACCTGGAGTACCGGCGGATCCCGCACACGGACCCCGTGGACTACGAGTTCCAGTGGGGCCCGCGCACCAGCCTGGAGACGAGCAAGATGAAGGTGCTCAAGTTCGTGGCCAAAGTGCACAACCAGGACCCCAAGGACTGGCCGGCGCAGTACTGCGAGGCCCTGGCGGACGAGGAGAGCCGGGCCCggccgcagccccagcccagcgGGCCGGCCGCCACCTGCTGA